In Arthrobacter sp. CJ23, the genomic window GCCGAGGAAAAGGCGGCCGAGATGAAGATCGAGCTGCCGGTCAACGCCCATCTGCCGCACGACTACGTTCCAGGCGAGCGGCTGCGCCTGGAGGCCTACCGCAAGCTGGCCGCCGCCATCACCAACGCGGCCATCGACGAGGTCCTGGACGAGCTGGTGGACCGCTATGGCGAGCCGCCGCTGCCGGCCAAGAACCTCATCTCGGTGGCCCGCTTCCGGGTGGGGGCCCGCGAAGCCGGCTTGTCCGACGTCGCGCTCCAAGGCAACTTCATCAAGTTCTCGCCGGCACAGCTCCCGGAGTCCAAGGCCATGCGCCTGAACCGCATGTACCCGGGCTCGCAGGCGAAGCCGGCGCTCGACGCCGTGCTGATCCCCAAGCCGAAGACCGCCAGGATCGGCGGCAGGGACCTGCAGGACGCCGAAATCCTCGAATGGGCCAACGGCGTCATCTCGGCAATCTTCAGTGACGTACCCGTGAAGGCGGGCTAGGCGGATGATGGGAGGACACCACGCCGCGTCAGGTGCCGCGGCGTGGATAGCCATTGCCTCGACCGGCCCGTATGCCTTGGGCTGGTATCCGCTGGACGCCACCGGGATCCTGATCGGAGCCATGACGACGGCGGGAACCGCGCTCGTGTGCGACTGGGACCACCGCTCCAGCACGATCGCGCATTCGCTGCCGCCGCTCTCGAAGGTGATCGCGGTGGGGATCGAGAAAGCCAGCGGCGGGCACCGGCAGGGGACGCATTCCCTGCTGGGAGCCTCGGCCTTTGTCATCCTCGCGGCCATGGCCGCGCAGTTCCAGGTGGCCACGCCGGTGGGCCAGCTTTCGGTGGGCGCCGGGCTGCTGTGCATGTTCATGATCAACCTGGCCGCGGACGCGCTGAAGCTCTTCCCAAAGCACGGCTGGCTCGCCAACTGGGTCTTCGCGCTGGTCATGGCCGGGCTGGTCACGTGGTTCGCCCCGGCGCAGTGGGGATGGCTGCCGTTGTCCATGCTGGCCGGCGTGGTGGTCCACATTGTGGGGGACATGATCACGGTGGGCGGGGTCCCGCTTCTCTGGCCGATCGTCATCAAGCCGCCCAAATTCTGGCGCAAGCTGCCGCTGGTCAGCGGGATCTGGAAGGCCAACGGGGCCCTGTCCATCCCGCTGCTGGGCAAAGCGGGTTCGCGCCGGGAGTGGCTGGTGCTCATCCCCGTGAGCGGCTACGCCATGGTGGGCATGGGGGTGGCCCTGTGGGCGCTGGCCCAGGAGCACTGGCCGCGCTTGCTCTCGGCCCTGGGGGCGCTGGCGGGGGTATGACCGGGCCTGTGCCGCGGACGGGTATCAGTGAAAAGCATTGACATGGACGGGCCCCAGGCGGATTATTACATCATCTGGATTAATTCTGGGGCCCGGCTGGGGTTCCGCCGGGCAAACACATTGGATCGTCTCTAGAGGACACCGCCATGCCTGAAAAATCTGAACTCCCCATCTTCCGTGCTGTCGTCAAGCAGCCGGAAACCCGCGATCTCCTGCACGCCGCTGAAGGCCTGTTCCGGATCGCGGACAACTTCAAGCTGAGTGAGAACAAGGATGCCCTCATCCTCGAATCACCCACGCACGCCGTGGAACTGGCCCGTGCCAGCGGCGGCATCTGGGCGGCCGACAACACCCGCCTCTTCAACCCCGGCCTCAAGCCGGAGCTTCCGGACCTGGACAAGGCCGGATCGTTCGCCAAGGACTTCGCCGCCAACTCCGGGCTCCTGCCTTCCCTGGGCGGAGCCGCCTCCTGGGGCGATGTGGTGCTCGGCGGAACGCGGCTCGCGACCGTGAACGGCAAGGAGCGCGAGGACCGGGAGCTGGACCGCCAGTTCATCTTCCCCGTGCTCGTGGAAGGGCTGCCCGTGGTGGGCGGCGGCGGCGACTTCACGCTGGCGCTGGGCGATGGTGGCGACATCATCGGCTTCCACGGCGTGTGGCGGGAACTGGCCGATTCCTTC contains:
- a CDS encoding metal-dependent hydrolase, producing MMGGHHAASGAAAWIAIASTGPYALGWYPLDATGILIGAMTTAGTALVCDWDHRSSTIAHSLPPLSKVIAVGIEKASGGHRQGTHSLLGASAFVILAAMAAQFQVATPVGQLSVGAGLLCMFMINLAADALKLFPKHGWLANWVFALVMAGLVTWFAPAQWGWLPLSMLAGVVVHIVGDMITVGGVPLLWPIVIKPPKFWRKLPLVSGIWKANGALSIPLLGKAGSRREWLVLIPVSGYAMVGMGVALWALAQEHWPRLLSALGALAGV